The following proteins are co-located in the Canis lupus dingo isolate Sandy chromosome 31, ASM325472v2, whole genome shotgun sequence genome:
- the USP16 gene encoding ubiquitin carboxyl-terminal hydrolase 16 isoform X3 has translation MGAVAVEPMCRHIRKGLEQGNLKRALLNVEWNICQDCKTDNKVKDKSEEETEENPSVWLCLKCGHQGCGRDSQEQHALKHYMTPRSEPHCLVLSLDNWSVWCYLCDDEVQYCSSNRLGQVVDYVRKQAGITTPKSAAKDGNVELENKKLEKESKNEQEREKKENMTKEIPSTNSASQITVKGLSNLGNTCFFNAVMQNLSQTPVLRELLKEVKMSGTIVKIEPPDLALTEPLEINLEPPGPLTLAMSQFLNEMQETKKGIVTPKELFSQVCKKAVRFKGYQQQDSQELLRYLLDGMRAEEQQRVSKGILKAFGNSTEKLDEELKNKVKDYEKKKSVPSFVDRIFGGELTSTIMCDECRTVSLVHESFLDLSLPVLDDQNGKKSINEKNLKKTMEDEDKESEEEKDNDSYMKERSDIPSGTSKHLQKKAKKQAKKQAKNQRRQQKIQGKVLHLNDICTIDHPEDNECEVEMSLQGEVDVKSNHISEEEITHKEYCVNQKDLNGQEKMIESVIDNQKSTEEVDMDNVNMDNDLEVLESSPTECTRNLNGAYLTEGSSGEVDISSGFRNLNLNAALQPDEINIEILNESHSPGTKVYEVVNEDPETAFCTLANREAFHTDECSIQHCLYQFTRNEKLRDANKLLCEVCTRRQYSGPKANIKGERKRVYTNAKKQMLISLAPPVLTLHLKRFQQAGFNLRKVNKHIKFPEILDLAPFCTLKCKNVAEENTRVLYSLYGVVEHSGTMRSGHYTAYAKARAANSHLSNLVLHGDIPQDFEMQSTKGQWFHISDTHVQAVPTTKVLNSQAYLLFYERVL, from the exons ATGGGCGCTGTCGCCGTGG aaCCTATGTGCAGACACATTAGAAAAGGACTGGAACAAGGTAATTTGAAAAGGGCTTTATTGAATGTGGAATGGAATATTTGCCAAGATTGTAAGACGGAcaataaagtaaaagataaatCTGAAGAAGAAACGGAAGAAAACCCTTCAGTTTGGCTATGTCTTAAATGTGGCCATCAG GGCTGTGGCAGAGATTCTCAGGAGCAGCATGCCTTGAAGCACTATATGACACCAAGATCTGAACCTCATTGTCTGGTTCTCAGTTTGGACAACTGGAGTGTATG GTGTTACCTATGTGATGATGAGGTCCAGTATTGTAGTTCAAACAGATTGGGTCAGGTGGTTGATTATGTTAGAAAACAAGCTGGCATTACAACTCCAAAATCAG cagcaaaagatgGTAATGttgaacttgaaaataaaaaattagaaaaggagagcaaaaatgaacaagagcgagaaaaaaaggaaaacatgactAAAGAAATTCCTTCCACGAATTCTGCTTCCCAAATAACTGTGAAAGGACTCAGTAATTTGGGAAATACATGTTTCTTCAATGCAGTTATGCAG AATTTGTCACAAACACCGGTGCTGAGAGAACtgctaaaagaagtaaaaatgtctgGAACAATTGTAAAAATTGAACCACCTGATTTGGCACTCACt GAACCCTTAGAAATAAACCTTGAGCCTCCAGGCCCTCTTACTTTAGCCATGAGCCAGTTTCTTAATGAGATGCAAGAGACCAAAAAGGGAATCGTGACACCTAAAGAACTCTTTTCTCAGGTCTGTAAAAA aGCAGTACGGTTTAAAGGCTATCAGCAGCAGGACAGCCAGGAGCTGCTTCGCTATTTATTGGACGGAATGAGAGCAGAAGAACAACAA agAGTGAGTAAAGGAATTCTTAAAGCATTTGGTAATTCTACTGAAAAATTGGAtgaagaactaaaaaataaagttaaag attatgaaaagaaaaaatctgtacCAAGTTTTGTGGACCGCATCTTCGGTGGTGAACTAACTAGTACAATCATGTGTGATGAATGCAGAACT GTCTCCTTGGTTCATGAATCTTTCCTTGATTTGTCTCTACCGGTTTTAGATGATCAG AACGGTAAGAagagtataaatgaaaaaaatttgaaaaagacaatGGAGGATGAAGATAAAGAGAGCGAGGAGGAGAAAGATAATGACAGTTACATGAAAGAAAGGAGTGACATTCCTTCAGGAACAAGTAAGCACTtacagaaaaaagcaaagaagcaagCCAAAAAGCAAGCCAAG AACCAACGAAGGCAacaaaaaattcaaggaaaagtTCTTCATTTAAATGATATCTGCACCATTGACCATCCTGAAGATAATGAATGTGAGGTTGAAATGTCACTTCAGGGAGAAGTGGATGTTAAATCTAACCATATCTCAGAAGAGGAAATTACACATAAGGAATATTGTGTTAACCAGAAAGATTTGAATGGCcaagaaaaaatgatagaaagTGTAATTGACAATCAAAAATCCACAGAGGAAGTAGATATGGACAATGTCAACATGGATAATGATCTGGAGGTTTTGGAATCTTCTCCCACTGAATGTACTAGGAATTTAAACGGTGCCTATCTGACAGAAGGGAGCAGTGGAGAAGTGGACATTTCCAGTGGTTTCAGGAACCTTAACTTGAATGCTGCTCTTCAACCTGATGAAATAAATATAGAGATTCTGAATGAGAGTCATTCTCCTGGGACCAAGGTGTATGAAGTTGTAAACGAAGATCCAGAAACTGCTTTCTGTACTCTTGCAAACAGGGAAGCTTTCCATACTGATGAGTGTTCCATCCAACATTGTTTATATCAGTTCACCCGAAATGAGAAACTTCGAGATGCAAATAAACTGCTTTGTGAAGTGTGCACGCGGAGACAGTATAGTGGACCAAAGGCAAACATAAAAG gtGAAAGGAAACGTGTTTATACCAATGCCAAAAAGCAGATGCTAATTTCTCTTGCTCCTCCTGTTCTTACTCTTCATTTAAAGAGATTTCAGCAG gCTGGTTTTAACCTACGTAAAGttaacaaacacataaaatttcCGGAAATCTTAGATTTGGCTCCTTTTTGTACCCTTAAGTGTAAG AATGTTGCTGAGGAAAATACAAGGGTACTGTATTCGTTATACGGAGTCGTTGAACACAGTGGTACCATGAGGTCAGGGCATTATACTGCCTATGCCAAGGCAAGAGCTGCAAATAGTCATCTTTCTAATCTTGTTCTCCATGGTGATATTCCACAAG ATTTTGAAATGCAGTCAACCAAAGGGCAGTGGTTCCACATCAGTGATACACATGTGCAAGCTGTGCCTACAACTAAAGTACTGAACTCACAAGCGTACCTCCTATTTTATGAGAGAGTATTATAA
- the USP16 gene encoding ubiquitin carboxyl-terminal hydrolase 16 isoform X4, with protein sequence MGAVAVEPMCRHIRKGLEQGNLKRALLNVEWNICQDCKTDNKVKDKSEEETEENPSVWLCLKCGHQGCGRDSQEQHALKHYMTPRSEPHCLVLSLDNWSVWCYLCDDEVQYCSSNRLGQVVDYVRKQAGITTPKSAKDGNVELENKKLEKESKNEQEREKKENMTKEIPSTNSASQITVKGLSNLGNTCFFNAVMQNLSQTPVLRELLKEVKMSGTIVKIEPPDLALTEPLEINLEPPGPLTLAMSQFLNEMQETKKGIVTPKELFSQVCKKAVRFKGYQQQDSQELLRYLLDGMRAEEQQRVSKGILKAFGNSTEKLDEELKNKVKDYEKKKSVPSFVDRIFGGELTSTIMCDECRTVSLVHESFLDLSLPVLDDQNGKKSINEKNLKKTMEDEDKESEEEKDNDSYMKERSDIPSGTSKHLQKKAKKQAKKQAKNQRRQQKIQGKVLHLNDICTIDHPEDNECEVEMSLQGEVDVKSNHISEEEITHKEYCVNQKDLNGQEKMIESVIDNQKSTEEVDMDNVNMDNDLEVLESSPTECTRNLNGAYLTEGSSGEVDISSGFRNLNLNAALQPDEINIEILNESHSPGTKVYEVVNEDPETAFCTLANREAFHTDECSIQHCLYQFTRNEKLRDANKLLCEVCTRRQYSGPKANIKGERKRVYTNAKKQMLISLAPPVLTLHLKRFQQAGFNLRKVNKHIKFPEILDLAPFCTLKCKNVAEENTRVLYSLYGVVEHSGTMRSGHYTAYAKARAANSHLSNLVLHGDIPQDFEMQSTKGQWFHISDTHVQAVPTTKVLNSQAYLLFYERVL encoded by the exons ATGGGCGCTGTCGCCGTGG aaCCTATGTGCAGACACATTAGAAAAGGACTGGAACAAGGTAATTTGAAAAGGGCTTTATTGAATGTGGAATGGAATATTTGCCAAGATTGTAAGACGGAcaataaagtaaaagataaatCTGAAGAAGAAACGGAAGAAAACCCTTCAGTTTGGCTATGTCTTAAATGTGGCCATCAG GGCTGTGGCAGAGATTCTCAGGAGCAGCATGCCTTGAAGCACTATATGACACCAAGATCTGAACCTCATTGTCTGGTTCTCAGTTTGGACAACTGGAGTGTATG GTGTTACCTATGTGATGATGAGGTCCAGTATTGTAGTTCAAACAGATTGGGTCAGGTGGTTGATTATGTTAGAAAACAAGCTGGCATTACAACTCCAAAATCAG caaaagatgGTAATGttgaacttgaaaataaaaaattagaaaaggagagcaaaaatgaacaagagcgagaaaaaaaggaaaacatgactAAAGAAATTCCTTCCACGAATTCTGCTTCCCAAATAACTGTGAAAGGACTCAGTAATTTGGGAAATACATGTTTCTTCAATGCAGTTATGCAG AATTTGTCACAAACACCGGTGCTGAGAGAACtgctaaaagaagtaaaaatgtctgGAACAATTGTAAAAATTGAACCACCTGATTTGGCACTCACt GAACCCTTAGAAATAAACCTTGAGCCTCCAGGCCCTCTTACTTTAGCCATGAGCCAGTTTCTTAATGAGATGCAAGAGACCAAAAAGGGAATCGTGACACCTAAAGAACTCTTTTCTCAGGTCTGTAAAAA aGCAGTACGGTTTAAAGGCTATCAGCAGCAGGACAGCCAGGAGCTGCTTCGCTATTTATTGGACGGAATGAGAGCAGAAGAACAACAA agAGTGAGTAAAGGAATTCTTAAAGCATTTGGTAATTCTACTGAAAAATTGGAtgaagaactaaaaaataaagttaaag attatgaaaagaaaaaatctgtacCAAGTTTTGTGGACCGCATCTTCGGTGGTGAACTAACTAGTACAATCATGTGTGATGAATGCAGAACT GTCTCCTTGGTTCATGAATCTTTCCTTGATTTGTCTCTACCGGTTTTAGATGATCAG AACGGTAAGAagagtataaatgaaaaaaatttgaaaaagacaatGGAGGATGAAGATAAAGAGAGCGAGGAGGAGAAAGATAATGACAGTTACATGAAAGAAAGGAGTGACATTCCTTCAGGAACAAGTAAGCACTtacagaaaaaagcaaagaagcaagCCAAAAAGCAAGCCAAG AACCAACGAAGGCAacaaaaaattcaaggaaaagtTCTTCATTTAAATGATATCTGCACCATTGACCATCCTGAAGATAATGAATGTGAGGTTGAAATGTCACTTCAGGGAGAAGTGGATGTTAAATCTAACCATATCTCAGAAGAGGAAATTACACATAAGGAATATTGTGTTAACCAGAAAGATTTGAATGGCcaagaaaaaatgatagaaagTGTAATTGACAATCAAAAATCCACAGAGGAAGTAGATATGGACAATGTCAACATGGATAATGATCTGGAGGTTTTGGAATCTTCTCCCACTGAATGTACTAGGAATTTAAACGGTGCCTATCTGACAGAAGGGAGCAGTGGAGAAGTGGACATTTCCAGTGGTTTCAGGAACCTTAACTTGAATGCTGCTCTTCAACCTGATGAAATAAATATAGAGATTCTGAATGAGAGTCATTCTCCTGGGACCAAGGTGTATGAAGTTGTAAACGAAGATCCAGAAACTGCTTTCTGTACTCTTGCAAACAGGGAAGCTTTCCATACTGATGAGTGTTCCATCCAACATTGTTTATATCAGTTCACCCGAAATGAGAAACTTCGAGATGCAAATAAACTGCTTTGTGAAGTGTGCACGCGGAGACAGTATAGTGGACCAAAGGCAAACATAAAAG gtGAAAGGAAACGTGTTTATACCAATGCCAAAAAGCAGATGCTAATTTCTCTTGCTCCTCCTGTTCTTACTCTTCATTTAAAGAGATTTCAGCAG gCTGGTTTTAACCTACGTAAAGttaacaaacacataaaatttcCGGAAATCTTAGATTTGGCTCCTTTTTGTACCCTTAAGTGTAAG AATGTTGCTGAGGAAAATACAAGGGTACTGTATTCGTTATACGGAGTCGTTGAACACAGTGGTACCATGAGGTCAGGGCATTATACTGCCTATGCCAAGGCAAGAGCTGCAAATAGTCATCTTTCTAATCTTGTTCTCCATGGTGATATTCCACAAG ATTTTGAAATGCAGTCAACCAAAGGGCAGTGGTTCCACATCAGTGATACACATGTGCAAGCTGTGCCTACAACTAAAGTACTGAACTCACAAGCGTACCTCCTATTTTATGAGAGAGTATTATAA
- the USP16 gene encoding ubiquitin carboxyl-terminal hydrolase 16 isoform X2, whose amino-acid sequence MGKKRTKGKTVPIDDSSESLEPMCRHIRKGLEQGNLKRALLNVEWNICQDCKTDNKVKDKSEEETEENPSVWLCLKCGHQGCGRDSQEQHALKHYMTPRSEPHCLVLSLDNWSVWCYLCDDEVQYCSSNRLGQVVDYVRKQAGITTPKSAKDGNVELENKKLEKESKNEQEREKKENMTKEIPSTNSASQITVKGLSNLGNTCFFNAVMQNLSQTPVLRELLKEVKMSGTIVKIEPPDLALTEPLEINLEPPGPLTLAMSQFLNEMQETKKGIVTPKELFSQVCKKAVRFKGYQQQDSQELLRYLLDGMRAEEQQRVSKGILKAFGNSTEKLDEELKNKVKDYEKKKSVPSFVDRIFGGELTSTIMCDECRTVSLVHESFLDLSLPVLDDQNGKKSINEKNLKKTMEDEDKESEEEKDNDSYMKERSDIPSGTSKHLQKKAKKQAKKQAKNQRRQQKIQGKVLHLNDICTIDHPEDNECEVEMSLQGEVDVKSNHISEEEITHKEYCVNQKDLNGQEKMIESVIDNQKSTEEVDMDNVNMDNDLEVLESSPTECTRNLNGAYLTEGSSGEVDISSGFRNLNLNAALQPDEINIEILNESHSPGTKVYEVVNEDPETAFCTLANREAFHTDECSIQHCLYQFTRNEKLRDANKLLCEVCTRRQYSGPKANIKGERKRVYTNAKKQMLISLAPPVLTLHLKRFQQAGFNLRKVNKHIKFPEILDLAPFCTLKCKNVAEENTRVLYSLYGVVEHSGTMRSGHYTAYAKARAANSHLSNLVLHGDIPQDFEMQSTKGQWFHISDTHVQAVPTTKVLNSQAYLLFYERVL is encoded by the exons ATGGGAAAGAAACGGACAAAGGGAAAAACTGTTCCAATTGATGATTCTTCTGAATCTTTAG aaCCTATGTGCAGACACATTAGAAAAGGACTGGAACAAGGTAATTTGAAAAGGGCTTTATTGAATGTGGAATGGAATATTTGCCAAGATTGTAAGACGGAcaataaagtaaaagataaatCTGAAGAAGAAACGGAAGAAAACCCTTCAGTTTGGCTATGTCTTAAATGTGGCCATCAG GGCTGTGGCAGAGATTCTCAGGAGCAGCATGCCTTGAAGCACTATATGACACCAAGATCTGAACCTCATTGTCTGGTTCTCAGTTTGGACAACTGGAGTGTATG GTGTTACCTATGTGATGATGAGGTCCAGTATTGTAGTTCAAACAGATTGGGTCAGGTGGTTGATTATGTTAGAAAACAAGCTGGCATTACAACTCCAAAATCAG caaaagatgGTAATGttgaacttgaaaataaaaaattagaaaaggagagcaaaaatgaacaagagcgagaaaaaaaggaaaacatgactAAAGAAATTCCTTCCACGAATTCTGCTTCCCAAATAACTGTGAAAGGACTCAGTAATTTGGGAAATACATGTTTCTTCAATGCAGTTATGCAG AATTTGTCACAAACACCGGTGCTGAGAGAACtgctaaaagaagtaaaaatgtctgGAACAATTGTAAAAATTGAACCACCTGATTTGGCACTCACt GAACCCTTAGAAATAAACCTTGAGCCTCCAGGCCCTCTTACTTTAGCCATGAGCCAGTTTCTTAATGAGATGCAAGAGACCAAAAAGGGAATCGTGACACCTAAAGAACTCTTTTCTCAGGTCTGTAAAAA aGCAGTACGGTTTAAAGGCTATCAGCAGCAGGACAGCCAGGAGCTGCTTCGCTATTTATTGGACGGAATGAGAGCAGAAGAACAACAA agAGTGAGTAAAGGAATTCTTAAAGCATTTGGTAATTCTACTGAAAAATTGGAtgaagaactaaaaaataaagttaaag attatgaaaagaaaaaatctgtacCAAGTTTTGTGGACCGCATCTTCGGTGGTGAACTAACTAGTACAATCATGTGTGATGAATGCAGAACT GTCTCCTTGGTTCATGAATCTTTCCTTGATTTGTCTCTACCGGTTTTAGATGATCAG AACGGTAAGAagagtataaatgaaaaaaatttgaaaaagacaatGGAGGATGAAGATAAAGAGAGCGAGGAGGAGAAAGATAATGACAGTTACATGAAAGAAAGGAGTGACATTCCTTCAGGAACAAGTAAGCACTtacagaaaaaagcaaagaagcaagCCAAAAAGCAAGCCAAG AACCAACGAAGGCAacaaaaaattcaaggaaaagtTCTTCATTTAAATGATATCTGCACCATTGACCATCCTGAAGATAATGAATGTGAGGTTGAAATGTCACTTCAGGGAGAAGTGGATGTTAAATCTAACCATATCTCAGAAGAGGAAATTACACATAAGGAATATTGTGTTAACCAGAAAGATTTGAATGGCcaagaaaaaatgatagaaagTGTAATTGACAATCAAAAATCCACAGAGGAAGTAGATATGGACAATGTCAACATGGATAATGATCTGGAGGTTTTGGAATCTTCTCCCACTGAATGTACTAGGAATTTAAACGGTGCCTATCTGACAGAAGGGAGCAGTGGAGAAGTGGACATTTCCAGTGGTTTCAGGAACCTTAACTTGAATGCTGCTCTTCAACCTGATGAAATAAATATAGAGATTCTGAATGAGAGTCATTCTCCTGGGACCAAGGTGTATGAAGTTGTAAACGAAGATCCAGAAACTGCTTTCTGTACTCTTGCAAACAGGGAAGCTTTCCATACTGATGAGTGTTCCATCCAACATTGTTTATATCAGTTCACCCGAAATGAGAAACTTCGAGATGCAAATAAACTGCTTTGTGAAGTGTGCACGCGGAGACAGTATAGTGGACCAAAGGCAAACATAAAAG gtGAAAGGAAACGTGTTTATACCAATGCCAAAAAGCAGATGCTAATTTCTCTTGCTCCTCCTGTTCTTACTCTTCATTTAAAGAGATTTCAGCAG gCTGGTTTTAACCTACGTAAAGttaacaaacacataaaatttcCGGAAATCTTAGATTTGGCTCCTTTTTGTACCCTTAAGTGTAAG AATGTTGCTGAGGAAAATACAAGGGTACTGTATTCGTTATACGGAGTCGTTGAACACAGTGGTACCATGAGGTCAGGGCATTATACTGCCTATGCCAAGGCAAGAGCTGCAAATAGTCATCTTTCTAATCTTGTTCTCCATGGTGATATTCCACAAG ATTTTGAAATGCAGTCAACCAAAGGGCAGTGGTTCCACATCAGTGATACACATGTGCAAGCTGTGCCTACAACTAAAGTACTGAACTCACAAGCGTACCTCCTATTTTATGAGAGAGTATTATAA
- the USP16 gene encoding ubiquitin carboxyl-terminal hydrolase 16 isoform X1 — protein MGKKRTKGKTVPIDDSSESLEPMCRHIRKGLEQGNLKRALLNVEWNICQDCKTDNKVKDKSEEETEENPSVWLCLKCGHQGCGRDSQEQHALKHYMTPRSEPHCLVLSLDNWSVWCYLCDDEVQYCSSNRLGQVVDYVRKQAGITTPKSAAKDGNVELENKKLEKESKNEQEREKKENMTKEIPSTNSASQITVKGLSNLGNTCFFNAVMQNLSQTPVLRELLKEVKMSGTIVKIEPPDLALTEPLEINLEPPGPLTLAMSQFLNEMQETKKGIVTPKELFSQVCKKAVRFKGYQQQDSQELLRYLLDGMRAEEQQRVSKGILKAFGNSTEKLDEELKNKVKDYEKKKSVPSFVDRIFGGELTSTIMCDECRTVSLVHESFLDLSLPVLDDQNGKKSINEKNLKKTMEDEDKESEEEKDNDSYMKERSDIPSGTSKHLQKKAKKQAKKQAKNQRRQQKIQGKVLHLNDICTIDHPEDNECEVEMSLQGEVDVKSNHISEEEITHKEYCVNQKDLNGQEKMIESVIDNQKSTEEVDMDNVNMDNDLEVLESSPTECTRNLNGAYLTEGSSGEVDISSGFRNLNLNAALQPDEINIEILNESHSPGTKVYEVVNEDPETAFCTLANREAFHTDECSIQHCLYQFTRNEKLRDANKLLCEVCTRRQYSGPKANIKGERKRVYTNAKKQMLISLAPPVLTLHLKRFQQAGFNLRKVNKHIKFPEILDLAPFCTLKCKNVAEENTRVLYSLYGVVEHSGTMRSGHYTAYAKARAANSHLSNLVLHGDIPQDFEMQSTKGQWFHISDTHVQAVPTTKVLNSQAYLLFYERVL, from the exons ATGGGAAAGAAACGGACAAAGGGAAAAACTGTTCCAATTGATGATTCTTCTGAATCTTTAG aaCCTATGTGCAGACACATTAGAAAAGGACTGGAACAAGGTAATTTGAAAAGGGCTTTATTGAATGTGGAATGGAATATTTGCCAAGATTGTAAGACGGAcaataaagtaaaagataaatCTGAAGAAGAAACGGAAGAAAACCCTTCAGTTTGGCTATGTCTTAAATGTGGCCATCAG GGCTGTGGCAGAGATTCTCAGGAGCAGCATGCCTTGAAGCACTATATGACACCAAGATCTGAACCTCATTGTCTGGTTCTCAGTTTGGACAACTGGAGTGTATG GTGTTACCTATGTGATGATGAGGTCCAGTATTGTAGTTCAAACAGATTGGGTCAGGTGGTTGATTATGTTAGAAAACAAGCTGGCATTACAACTCCAAAATCAG cagcaaaagatgGTAATGttgaacttgaaaataaaaaattagaaaaggagagcaaaaatgaacaagagcgagaaaaaaaggaaaacatgactAAAGAAATTCCTTCCACGAATTCTGCTTCCCAAATAACTGTGAAAGGACTCAGTAATTTGGGAAATACATGTTTCTTCAATGCAGTTATGCAG AATTTGTCACAAACACCGGTGCTGAGAGAACtgctaaaagaagtaaaaatgtctgGAACAATTGTAAAAATTGAACCACCTGATTTGGCACTCACt GAACCCTTAGAAATAAACCTTGAGCCTCCAGGCCCTCTTACTTTAGCCATGAGCCAGTTTCTTAATGAGATGCAAGAGACCAAAAAGGGAATCGTGACACCTAAAGAACTCTTTTCTCAGGTCTGTAAAAA aGCAGTACGGTTTAAAGGCTATCAGCAGCAGGACAGCCAGGAGCTGCTTCGCTATTTATTGGACGGAATGAGAGCAGAAGAACAACAA agAGTGAGTAAAGGAATTCTTAAAGCATTTGGTAATTCTACTGAAAAATTGGAtgaagaactaaaaaataaagttaaag attatgaaaagaaaaaatctgtacCAAGTTTTGTGGACCGCATCTTCGGTGGTGAACTAACTAGTACAATCATGTGTGATGAATGCAGAACT GTCTCCTTGGTTCATGAATCTTTCCTTGATTTGTCTCTACCGGTTTTAGATGATCAG AACGGTAAGAagagtataaatgaaaaaaatttgaaaaagacaatGGAGGATGAAGATAAAGAGAGCGAGGAGGAGAAAGATAATGACAGTTACATGAAAGAAAGGAGTGACATTCCTTCAGGAACAAGTAAGCACTtacagaaaaaagcaaagaagcaagCCAAAAAGCAAGCCAAG AACCAACGAAGGCAacaaaaaattcaaggaaaagtTCTTCATTTAAATGATATCTGCACCATTGACCATCCTGAAGATAATGAATGTGAGGTTGAAATGTCACTTCAGGGAGAAGTGGATGTTAAATCTAACCATATCTCAGAAGAGGAAATTACACATAAGGAATATTGTGTTAACCAGAAAGATTTGAATGGCcaagaaaaaatgatagaaagTGTAATTGACAATCAAAAATCCACAGAGGAAGTAGATATGGACAATGTCAACATGGATAATGATCTGGAGGTTTTGGAATCTTCTCCCACTGAATGTACTAGGAATTTAAACGGTGCCTATCTGACAGAAGGGAGCAGTGGAGAAGTGGACATTTCCAGTGGTTTCAGGAACCTTAACTTGAATGCTGCTCTTCAACCTGATGAAATAAATATAGAGATTCTGAATGAGAGTCATTCTCCTGGGACCAAGGTGTATGAAGTTGTAAACGAAGATCCAGAAACTGCTTTCTGTACTCTTGCAAACAGGGAAGCTTTCCATACTGATGAGTGTTCCATCCAACATTGTTTATATCAGTTCACCCGAAATGAGAAACTTCGAGATGCAAATAAACTGCTTTGTGAAGTGTGCACGCGGAGACAGTATAGTGGACCAAAGGCAAACATAAAAG gtGAAAGGAAACGTGTTTATACCAATGCCAAAAAGCAGATGCTAATTTCTCTTGCTCCTCCTGTTCTTACTCTTCATTTAAAGAGATTTCAGCAG gCTGGTTTTAACCTACGTAAAGttaacaaacacataaaatttcCGGAAATCTTAGATTTGGCTCCTTTTTGTACCCTTAAGTGTAAG AATGTTGCTGAGGAAAATACAAGGGTACTGTATTCGTTATACGGAGTCGTTGAACACAGTGGTACCATGAGGTCAGGGCATTATACTGCCTATGCCAAGGCAAGAGCTGCAAATAGTCATCTTTCTAATCTTGTTCTCCATGGTGATATTCCACAAG ATTTTGAAATGCAGTCAACCAAAGGGCAGTGGTTCCACATCAGTGATACACATGTGCAAGCTGTGCCTACAACTAAAGTACTGAACTCACAAGCGTACCTCCTATTTTATGAGAGAGTATTATAA